The Agrobacterium vitis genome has a segment encoding these proteins:
- a CDS encoding LysR family transcriptional regulator, with protein MIDKLEFFIALARAQHFGRAAEECGISQPTLSAAIRQLEDQLGVILVQRGSRFQGLTPEGQRVLEWARRIVGDARTMREEMRAARNGLAGHIRLAVIPTALAMVQRLTEPFQAHHPAVTFQVVSRNSLQVLSLLENLEIDAGITYLDNEPLGRVTSVPLYAERYHLIAATGTPLADRESVTWQEVSDLRLCLLTPDMQNRRIINQHFTEAGVVPRPTLESNSMIVLFSHIRTGQWSSIMPRNVAESFGFPEEIRMVPIVEPQAQHLVGLVATHREPYTPLVSALLHEARRLAAAQVFDRFFLSRNDTAVLT; from the coding sequence GCCCACGCTGTCAGCGGCGATCCGCCAGCTTGAAGATCAGCTGGGAGTCATCCTGGTGCAGCGCGGGTCCCGGTTTCAAGGCCTGACGCCCGAGGGGCAGCGGGTGCTGGAATGGGCGCGGCGGATTGTCGGCGATGCTCGTACCATGCGCGAGGAAATGCGGGCGGCGCGCAATGGTCTGGCTGGACATATTCGCCTGGCGGTGATCCCGACGGCGCTGGCGATGGTGCAGAGGCTGACAGAGCCATTTCAGGCGCATCACCCTGCTGTGACGTTCCAGGTGGTGTCGCGCAATTCTCTCCAGGTCCTCAGTCTTCTGGAAAATCTCGAGATTGATGCAGGTATCACCTATCTCGACAATGAACCGCTTGGCCGGGTGACGTCTGTGCCACTCTATGCCGAGCGTTATCACCTGATCGCGGCGACCGGCACGCCGCTGGCCGACCGGGAAAGTGTGACCTGGCAAGAGGTTTCTGATCTTCGGCTTTGCCTATTGACGCCCGATATGCAGAACCGGCGCATCATCAATCAGCATTTCACCGAGGCGGGGGTAGTGCCTCGGCCGACGCTGGAATCGAACTCGATGATTGTATTATTTTCTCATATTCGGACCGGGCAATGGTCGTCGATCATGCCACGTAACGTCGCGGAATCCTTCGGTTTTCCGGAGGAAATTCGCATGGTGCCGATTGTCGAGCCACAGGCCCAGCATCTGGTTGGGCTGGTTGCAACCCATCGTGAACCCTATACGCCGCTGGTTTCGGCGTTATTGCATGAGGCGCGCCGCCTCGCAGCCGCACAAGTCTTTGATAGGTTTTTTCTATCGCGTAACGATACAGCGGTATTGACCTGA